From a region of the Alosa sapidissima isolate fAloSap1 chromosome 9, fAloSap1.pri, whole genome shotgun sequence genome:
- the nxnl1 gene encoding nucleoredoxin-like protein 1 gives MVDLFVDRILVKNNKDRDELDTEREIVLRLQNRILMLFFGTWDCEQCQEFAPTLSDFYKHLTDEFYVERAAQLVLIFVSLDDSEDQHDKFLKELPKRCLFLNYEDPYRKELGVMFEVEEVPRVVVVRPDCSVLLPNAVTEITDLGPQCYQNWQEASEIIDRNFELHEEFDENKMRSLTDPLRRIKYKVEDEKKKKKKKKKKKRGFLGGGGDEEEEGDVGDDEEDNNETEKSPW, from the exons ATGGTGGACCTGTTTGTGGACAGGATCCTGGTAAAGAACAACAAGGACCGCGATGAGCTGGACACAGAACGTGAGATTGTTCTGCGCTTGCAGAACCGGATCCTCATGCTGTTCTTCGGCACGTGGGACTGCGAGCAATGCCAGGAGTTTGCGCCAACGCTGAGCGACTTCTACAAGCATCTGACGGACGAGTTCTACGTGGAGCGGGCCGCCCAGCTGGTGCTGATCTTCGTATCGCTGGACGACTCCGAGGACCAGCATGACAAGTTCCTCAAAGAGCTGCCCAAGCGCTGCCTGTTCCTAAACTACGAGGACCCCTACAGGAA AGAACTTGGCGTGATGTTCGAGGTGGAGGAGGTCCCCAGGGTGGTTGTCGTGCGTCCAGACTGTTCCGTGTTGCTGCCGAACGCCGTCACGGAGATTACCGACCTCGGCCCCCAATGCTACCAAAATTGGCAGGAGGCCTCCGAGATCATCGACCGCAACTTCGAGCTGCACGAAGAGTTTGACGAGAACAAAATGCGCAGCCTGACTGACCCGCTGCGCCGGATAAAGTACAAAGTGGAGGacgagaagaaaaagaagaagaagaagaagaagaagaagagaggtttccttggaggaggaggagatgaggaagaAGAGGGTGATGTTGGGGATGATGAAGAAGATAACAATGAGACAGAGAAGAGCCCTTGGTAG